AGGCTCGGTGTGGCGGGGCTCCCTCCGCACGGCCGGGTCAGAGCCCCCGTCCCGGGGCTCGGTACCGAGCGGGCGGCAGGTCAGAATTTGCCCGTTTGTGTGGAGTTTCTGCCCCCTGAAACACGGAACATCCCGGTGCCGGTAACGGCAAGGTAAGGAGCAATTCGGCACACGGGCAGGGAGAGCGGGGGCTCCTCCCGCTATCTCGGGGTGCTCTGCCGCTGCCTGCTCCGGTTTGGCCGTGACCGGGACCCTCCCTCCATCCCGGTTTGGGGGTGCCTGGGACCCTCCTGCCATCCcgatttggggtttggggtgcctAGGACCCTCCCGCCATCCCGGTTTGGGGTGGCTGGGAGCCTCCCGCCATCCCGGTTTGGGGTGGCTGGGAGCCTCCCGCCATCCcggtttggggtttggggtggctGGGAGCCTCCCGCCATCCcggtttggggtttgggggtgcctGGGACCCTCCCGCCATCCcggtttggggtttgggggtgcctGGGACCCTCCCGCCATCCcggtttggggtttggggtgcctGGGACCCTCCCGCCATCCTGGTTCGGGGTTTGGGGTGGCCGGTACCCGGGtatgctgcagctggggcaggagataAGCGAGATCTCCAACGGCTCCCGTGGGTGTTGGGACACCGGCGTTGCCCCGGGACAGCGGCTGGCACGCGGGGCACGCTCTAACGGGGGGTTCAGCCACCCAAGACTCTCCCCCGGGAGGTGCTGCCCTGTCCCGCcaccctgtcccagctgtcctgGGAGCCTGCTCCACCCCGGGGTTCTGAGCGTGGCTGGGTTGgatcagggctgggagaggccgtGCTCGGGATTCCCATCACACCTGGGAtcagcagagggatggggatCATCCCAGAGAACAGGGATGGCGCAGGTGACACTGCTGGGTGACACTGCCCCACGCCAGGGCGCTGCTGGGGAGCtgagggatgggacagccagcGCTGGGGCGGCCAAGGGACACAATGCCAAAATACCTGGGAGATAAACACTCGGGAAGAGCTGCCGGAACCAAGGGATGGCATTGGCAGAGTCCTGGGAaccccacagcacagagcaggctctgcCACCGGCGCAGTGGGGCCAGAAGGGCTGATTTTGGgtcagctgcttttcttttcctgcctggATTTCCCGTGCTTTGCTGAAGGCAGGGCTAGGGCggcagctgggatggaggagaggGGAGCACCTTTGGCTGCCTCGGTGCCACCCCTCAGCAGCCGCGTTTGCTCCTCCCGGGCAGGAATCGGCCGGGCGCTGAGCACCGGCTACTGCCGCCTGTGCCACGGCAAGTTCTCCTCGCGGAGCCTGCGCCACGCCTTCGGCAAGGTGCCCGTGCTGGGCGAGAGCTCGGAGAAGCAGCGCCGCGTGGACCAGGTGTTCTTCGCCGACTTCCAGCGCCTGGTGGGCGTGGCGGTGCGCCAGGACCCCGCGCTGCCCCAGTTCGTCTGCAAGAAATGCCATGCCCAGTTCTACAAGTGCCGCAGCGTGCTCCGCACCTTCATCCAGAGGGTGAACGCCTCGCCCACGGGCCACGCCAAGGCCAAAGGAAAGTACGTGGCCTTCCTCGCCTCCCGTGCTGCCCCGTGTTCCTCCGTGTTCCCCCGTTCTGCCCCGTGCTGCCCCATGATCCCTCCGTAACCCCCAAACGCCACTGTGCCCCTCTGGTTTTTGCAGGAGCAGCGGGGTCCAGGCACAGCCGGGTATGGAAGGAGGTGCCTCCTGCCTGGGTGAGTGCCcaccctctttttctttctgcttcagcATCAGTGGAGGAATGATGGGTGGTAGGGCGTCTGGGAGGGTGAGGGTTCTGGTGTGCTTTGACACAGCTGGTTAAGgttctccttcctccctttgGCTGCTCAGGGGTATCTTCACCTTCCTGAGCTGGGCCAGACAGGCAGAGGCTCACCTGGGGGTGCgaagagcaggcagagcagatttgggtggcagtgccaggcctGTCCCAGCTGGTGTTGGACACTGGTGACAATTGGAAATATGAAATTCCCTTTGAGCTGTGAATGATGGAGGGAGGTGGTGCagccactgtccctggaggtgtttaggGAAAAACTGGatggaggtgtttaaggaaagactcAGTGCTCTGGTGGATAGGGTGCTGTTTGGTCATGGGTTGGACTCGGCGATCTCAGGGGTTGTTTCCATCCTCAGTGGTTCTGTGAGGAATCAGGAGCAGGCGTTGGCACTGCCCCGgtgaatgaaatgaaattttgggaagggaaacggGGTGGTTCCCACCTGCCTTGTGGGGCACCCCTGGGAGGGgaagcagctccacatcccCGTGTGCCCAGGCCTGAGCGCGCCGCCCCTCCTCTCCCCGGCAGTGGAGCTGATCACGTCGAGCCCGCagtgcctgcacagcctggtgcgcTGGGCGCACGCTCACGCCGGGGGCTGCGCCTCGGTGCCGGCGCTGCGCGGCGTGCTCTCCTCCGAGTACTGCGGGGTGCTCCGCGCCTCCTGGGGCTGCGCCGACGGCCACGACTACGTCATGGACACGGGCTCGGACCGCGGCTCCGCGCCGCTCGACACCGCCGCCGCCCTCAGGTGTGACTGGGGCAAGGGCCCGGCGCAGCAGCGCCTGACTGACAACGGGGCCGAGGCCGTTGCtgcccccagagcccagcaggctgcagcaaGGACAGCTCCCGGccagcagccccccagcacGGGGAGCACGGGGTGCGTGGAGAAGGAGCCCACGCAGGACAGGGATCCGTCTCCCTCGCGGCTGGACGGCAACGCCTCCGCCCGGGAGCAGGCCCTGCCGCAGCCTGTCTCCCCTCTGAGCACTGCCACAGGTAAGGGGTTTGCTTCCTGAGCTCTGTCCCAGCCTCAGgggaaggacagggagctggagaggtgGCCCAGGGAGTGACAAGGGGCTGGGCCCTCTCCTTGGAGACTGCTGTTCCTCAAGGAGAGCGCAGATCCTTCTGGGAAGGGCTCAGAGATTGGCCTCTGACTGGGGTGGAGGATGCTCAGCCACGCAGAAGGGACGGGGACACAGGGTCAtactcctgtccctgcctgctgtTCCCGTTCTGATAGAGGGGAGaccctgctgccaggctcttCCTGGGGAAATGGAATGGTCACTGGTTCCTCTCAACACTGTTTGCCAGATGTTTCTTTTGGCTCGACCCTGAAGCTGGGTTtccctgctgtgcagcagctgatgctgaATCCCAGGAGGCCCTTCTGCCCCTAAAGGAAAACTGCTGAGTGGGTTTGGGCTGGGTGCACTGCCACAAACACCACTAACACAAGCAAGGAATTAACACCCATTTTGAGTTCCAGAAGTGGGGCTGTGTTTAGCTCCAGCCCTCACGGGAGATGTTGGCTGCTGGACACAAGAATGGCAGCTGGGGGACAATTCTCTCAGTTACAGGTGTCACAGGAGGAaccaagagctgctcctgggagctgcagggtcaGGGTGGAGCTCAGGGAGAGCCGTTTCTGGGCAGGGGGGACAGTTTGGTTCAAGCAATCACTGATTGCCACGGAGCATGTGTTCCCCATGGTGTGACCACGcgagtgcagccagagcagtCGGCTCCTCCTCGGccaccagggctctgctgcttttccttgtaACCCACCGtgttctccttccttccttccctagGCCAGTTGAGTGGGAAGCAGGTTCTGTCTGCAACGTCGGATGAGCGGGTAAAAGACGAGTTCAGTGACCTTTCTGAGGGGTGAGAGAAGAGTGGGTTTAACACAGCCTAAATGTCTTCTTTGCCAGTGGGAACCCCCAGCCTGGAGAGCTCTTTCTCCACCAGCACCAGGGGCTCggagctgtggctctgccacCTCAGAGCTCATGGCACGggggctctgagctccctcctgTGCTCTGGGGAGTTTGCACACACGTGTGCTCCGTGTTTGTGGGTTGCTCCCAGCAATCCTGGCCCTGCttgtcccctctctgctggggaaggagcaggagctgctgtgggagagcAGTGGGAGCGGGAATGCAGGCATGGTGTGGTACATGGAGAAACCACCTTGTTTGCTTTAACTGGGaaatgggagagggagggacctggcagctctgcagtccGTTGTGAGCGAGGATTTGGCTCAGTCCAACACAGGGGTTTGGAATGGGGCTGTAAATACAGGAATCCAGGCATTACCAGTCTAAAGGGCCAAGTGCAGAGTGACTCCAGAGTCAGCTGAGCCTGTCAGCTGTCACATCAAAAGGGCCGCAAGGATTTATTGCCTATTTCCTGTCTTCAGGAATTAATTGCTTCTCGTATGGCTTAAGGCctaaaaggagggaaaaggaaagtcCAAATGTGGCTGTTACATTTGAGGGAATACAGAATGACCCACAGCTTCATTAACCTGCGCCAGACAATTATGTGACATTCTTGCTCCACAAAATTCCTTTTCCCAGtagaggaagcagcagccaCATCCCTCACCCATGAATAGATCCTTTCAGTAACAGCCGTTTTTTTGTTCTCCTGACAGTGGTTTGATTATTGTTGCAGAGATTTAGCCCTAAAAGGACTTGGTTTGGGTCCTTGCTGCGTTCACCGGCGCTGGGGAGAGGACGGGGAGGAGAACACGTGCCCTGGGGGAGATGGatgtgctgggaatggggaagtGCTGGTGCTGAGGGTCAGCCCGAGGTCACCTTGGTAAAGGGCAGCTTCTCCCTCTCAGGGACTTCTTGAGCGACGATGAAAGCGAGAAGAGAAACGTGCAATCCTCAGACGACTCCTTCGAGCCTTACCCCGAGAAGAAGTAAGGGGCTCTCAGGGTGGGTGGGGGGCTGGTGCCCACCCCTGTGGGGCTGACATGCCTTTCCTTAGGGCTCTGTTCCTGCCTGGGGGTCACAGAGATGCCCCCAAGCTCCCCACTGGGTTTAACTGGCTGGGCCCtcacccccagcctggcacagccacagcctggctcGTGtacctggggctgtgtgtgctcctgctctgccagatCACAGCAGGTGTAACAGCTGGGGACACTTTGGTGGGTCTAAAACCAAGATCAAGTCTTAAACCATTGTCCTGGTTCTTTCTTGGAGGGTTTCTGGCAAGAAAAGCGACAGTAAAGAAGCAAAGAAGGCGGAAGAGCCCAAAATAAGGAAGAAGCCGGGTCCTaagccaggctggaaaaaaaaaatcaaatgtgaaCGGTAAGGAGGGACcatcagggctgggctgggctgcagccccactgccacaacacctcacacagctctgcttgcagggaggagctgcccacCATCTACAAGTGTCCTTACCAGGGCTGCACTGCTGTCTACAGAGGGGCTGATGGCATGAAGGTGAGctcgggctctgctcctgtcccacaCTGGTGATTCCCAGCACTCTGCAGCCACTTATATTGAGCAGAGGATCCCTGATGGGTTTAAttccccaccctgctctgcaggaggcaGTGAGCCACTAaaagcagcctgcagggagTCCTGGAGCCTTTTCCAGGCTCTGGCTCTCCTGTTTCTCCTGTCCTGGAGCCTGCCCCCGGCTCCCAGCAGGAACAGGCTGCACTgtgtccagctgcagcccctgctgccagggcagggttgGGATGCAAACCCTGGGTTTGCACGTGGTGGTCTCGGTGTTGTTTGGGGATCCAGTTGTTCCCTGTCAGAAGCTCTCCTTGCTTTGCAGAAGCACATCAAGGAGCACCACGAGGAGGTGCGGGAGCGGCCCTGCCCTCACCCTGGCTGCAACAAGGTGTTCATGATCGACCGGTACCTGCAGCGGCACGTCAAGCTCATCCACACAGGTGGgtcccacagctgccagggcacgCACACCCCCTGGTGCCCTGCTGGGGGGTGCTGAGGCCAGGGGGAAGGGGGCAcagggctccctgtgtgcctgtgAACGTGGAACAAGCCGTTGAGCAGGGGAGGGGCTCAGACTCGCACAGGGAGCGTGGCAGCTGATGTGCAGGGCACATCCCGGGGTACGGTTCCATcgcagagctcagcagagccgTGACTCCCTGTTTGTGTGGCAGAGGTACGGAACTATATCTGTGATGAGTGTGGGCAGACCTTCAAGCAACGCAAACACCTCTCGGTCCATCAGATGCGGCACTCGGGAGCGAAGCCCCTGCAGTAAGTGATGATTCCAggggggatggaggggacagTCACTGATTCTGGCACGGGAATCCTGGGGTGCAgaccctgcctggagctggcagcagcctgcctGGATCATTTAAATGGAATGAATGAGGGCAGGGTCATGGAGCAcctgtgctgtgaggaaaggctcAGAGTGCTGGGTGGGTTCAGGCTGAAGAAGAttccagggagaccttagagccccttgcagggcctaaAGGGGTTCCAGGAGAACTGGAGAGGAATTTGGGACAAAGTCCTGCAgtaacaggacaagggggaattgCTTCCCACTGCCAAAGGGCAGGGTTAAATGGGATATTGGAAAGATACTCTTTcttgtgag
This portion of the Ammospiza nelsoni isolate bAmmNel1 chromosome 13, bAmmNel1.pri, whole genome shotgun sequence genome encodes:
- the ZNF276 gene encoding LOW QUALITY PROTEIN: zinc finger protein 276 (The sequence of the model RefSeq protein was modified relative to this genomic sequence to represent the inferred CDS: inserted 2 bases in 1 codon) — encoded protein: MGQPALGRPRDTMPXNTWEINTREELPEPRDGIGRVLGTPQHRAGSATGAVGPEGLILGQLLFFSCLDFPCFAEGRARAAAGMEERGAPLAASVPPLSSRVCSSRAGIGRALSTGYCRLCHGKFSSRSLRHAFGKVPVLGESSEKQRRVDQVFFADFQRLVGVAVRQDPALPQFVCKKCHAQFYKCRSVLRTFIQRVNASPTGHAKAKGKSSGVQAQPGMEGGASCLVELITSSPQCLHSLVRWAHAHAGGCASVPALRGVLSSEYCGVLRASWGCADGHDYVMDTGSDRGSAPLDTAAALRCDWGKGPAQQRLTDNGAEAVAAPRAQQAAARTAPGQQPPSTGSTGCVEKEPTQDRDPSPSRLDGNASAREQALPQPVSPLSTATGQLSGKQVLSATSDERVKDEFSDLSEGDFLSDDESEKRNVQSSDDSFEPYPEKKVSGKKSDSKEAKKAEEPKIRKKPGPKPGWKKKIKCEREELPTIYKCPYQGCTAVYRGADGMKKHIKEHHEEVRERPCPHPGCNKVFMIDRYLQRHVKLIHTEVRNYICDECGQTFKQRKHLSVHQMRHSGAKPLQCEICGFQCRQRASLKYHMTKHKAEAELEFACDQCGKRFEKAHNLNVHMSMVHPLTQAQDKGKALEPEPLVLLTAAGTAQGQAVKPEVTAEPEPT